The following are encoded together in the Bradyrhizobium algeriense genome:
- a CDS encoding dihydroorotase, with protein sequence MNQRFDTILKSGTVVNQDGEGIRDIGISNGRIAAIGGLGRASAAETIDCRGLHILPGVMDTQVHFREPGQTHKEDLETGSCSAVMGGVTAVFEMPNTDPLTVTEANFTDKVKRGRHRMHCDFAFFIGGTRENVQDLPELERAPGCAGVKVFIGSSTGALLVEDDESLRRIFQVIRRRAAFHAEDEYRLNERKPLRIEGDPRSHPVWRDETAALMATQRLVNLARETGKRIHVLHISTKQEIEYLRDHKDVASCEATPHHLTLAAPECYERLGTRAQMNPPVRSADHREGIWYGIEQGIIDVLGSDHAPHTLEEKAKTYPASPSGMTGVQTLVPLMLDHVNAGRLSLARFVDLTSAGPARLYNIACKGRIAAGYDADFTIVDLKRSETITNKWVASRAGWTPYDGVRVTGWPVGTFVRGKRVMWQGEVTTPSTGEPVRFLETLKG encoded by the coding sequence ATGAATCAACGATTTGATACCATTCTAAAATCCGGCACCGTGGTCAATCAGGACGGCGAGGGCATCCGCGATATCGGCATTTCCAACGGCCGGATCGCCGCGATCGGCGGCCTCGGGCGGGCGTCCGCCGCCGAGACGATCGACTGCAGGGGCCTGCACATCCTGCCCGGCGTGATGGATACGCAGGTGCATTTCCGCGAGCCGGGCCAGACGCATAAGGAAGATCTTGAAACCGGATCGTGCAGCGCTGTGATGGGCGGGGTGACGGCGGTATTTGAAATGCCGAACACCGATCCGCTGACCGTCACGGAAGCCAACTTCACCGACAAGGTGAAGCGCGGCCGTCACCGCATGCATTGCGACTTTGCTTTCTTCATCGGCGGCACGCGCGAGAATGTTCAGGATTTACCTGAACTCGAACGCGCACCGGGCTGCGCTGGCGTCAAGGTGTTCATCGGCTCGTCTACCGGCGCGCTGCTGGTCGAGGACGACGAGAGCCTGCGGCGTATCTTTCAGGTGATCCGCCGTCGCGCTGCCTTTCATGCCGAGGACGAATATCGCCTCAACGAGCGCAAGCCGCTGCGCATCGAGGGCGATCCGCGCTCGCATCCGGTGTGGCGGGACGAGACCGCGGCGCTGATGGCGACGCAGCGGCTGGTCAATCTCGCGCGCGAAACCGGAAAGCGCATCCATGTCCTGCACATCTCGACCAAGCAGGAGATCGAGTATCTGCGCGATCACAAGGACGTCGCGTCCTGCGAGGCGACGCCGCACCATCTGACGCTGGCCGCGCCCGAATGCTACGAGCGGCTCGGCACCCGCGCGCAGATGAACCCGCCGGTGCGCTCGGCCGATCACCGCGAGGGTATCTGGTACGGCATCGAGCAAGGCATCATCGACGTGCTCGGCTCGGACCATGCGCCGCACACGCTGGAGGAAAAGGCCAAGACCTATCCGGCCTCGCCCTCGGGGATGACCGGCGTGCAGACGCTGGTGCCGCTGATGCTAGATCACGTCAATGCCGGGCGGCTGTCGCTGGCGCGCTTCGTCGATCTCACCAGCGCGGGCCCCGCGCGGCTCTACAACATCGCCTGCAAGGGCCGCATTGCCGCCGGCTATGACGCCGACTTCACCATCGTCGATCTCAAGCGCAGCGAGACCATCACCAACAAATGGGTGGCCTCGCGCGCCGGCTGGACGCCCTATGACGGCGTGCGCGTCACCGGCTGGCCGGTCGGCACCTTCGTGCGCGGCAAGCGCGTGATGTGGCAGGGTGAGGTGACGACGCCGTCAACCGGCGAGCCGGTGCGGTTTCTGGAGACGTTGAAGGGGTAG
- a CDS encoding mandelate racemase/muconate lactonizing enzyme family protein, giving the protein MTTIKTIETELYRIPLTVTLSDSTHGEIAAFELVTCRVRDSDGAEGTGYTYTVGRNGGAIADILKREIPELIEGRHADDTEAIWHYIWWGLHYGGRGGPPVLALSALDIALWDLKARRANLPLFRLLGGFDVRVPCYAGGIDLDLSVEALLKQTDDNLAKGFRAIKMKVGRPDLASDIARVQAMRQHLGDGFPLMADANMKWTVEEAIHAARALQPYDLTWLEEPIIPDDIAGHARIMAAGGVPIAAGENLRSLWEFKNYIAAGAVSYPEPDVTNCGGVTAFMKVARLAEAFNLPVTSHGAHDITVHLLAACPNRSYLEAHGFGLDRYIEHPLVLDQGMALAPTRPGHGITFDWKGLAQLAQ; this is encoded by the coding sequence ATGACAACAATCAAAACGATCGAGACTGAACTCTATCGGATCCCGCTGACGGTTACCCTCTCCGACAGCACGCATGGCGAAATCGCAGCCTTCGAACTGGTGACATGCCGCGTTCGCGATTCAGACGGGGCTGAAGGCACGGGCTACACCTACACCGTCGGGCGTAATGGCGGCGCGATTGCCGACATCCTCAAGCGGGAGATCCCTGAACTGATCGAGGGTCGGCACGCCGACGACACCGAGGCCATCTGGCATTATATCTGGTGGGGCCTGCATTATGGCGGGCGCGGCGGACCGCCCGTGCTTGCGCTCTCGGCGCTCGATATCGCCCTGTGGGACCTGAAGGCGCGCCGCGCCAATCTGCCGCTGTTCCGTCTGCTCGGTGGCTTCGACGTTCGTGTGCCCTGCTACGCCGGCGGCATCGACCTCGATCTCTCTGTTGAAGCGCTTCTCAAGCAAACCGATGATAATCTTGCCAAGGGCTTTCGCGCCATCAAGATGAAGGTCGGCCGCCCCGATCTCGCATCCGACATCGCGCGCGTGCAGGCAATGCGCCAACATCTCGGTGACGGCTTTCCTCTGATGGCGGACGCCAACATGAAATGGACGGTCGAGGAAGCCATCCACGCTGCGCGCGCGTTGCAGCCCTACGACCTCACCTGGCTCGAAGAGCCGATCATTCCCGATGATATTGCCGGTCATGCCCGCATCATGGCTGCCGGCGGCGTGCCGATTGCGGCCGGCGAAAACCTGCGCTCGCTCTGGGAGTTCAAGAACTATATCGCGGCCGGCGCGGTGTCCTATCCCGAGCCCGACGTCACCAATTGCGGCGGCGTCACCGCCTTCATGAAGGTCGCGCGGCTCGCCGAAGCGTTCAATCTTCCGGTCACCAGCCACGGCGCACACGACATCACGGTCCACCTTCTCGCGGCCTGCCCAAATCGCTCCTATCTCGAAGCGCACGGATTTGGACTCGATCGTTATATCGAGCACCCGCTGGTCCTCGACCAAGGCATGGCATTGGCGCCAACGCGGCCCGGCCACGGAATCACCTTCGACTGGAAAGGATTGGCGCAGCTCGCACAATGA
- a CDS encoding FAD-binding oxidoreductase: protein MNIVQGSKKGSVPPLPAELIAKFRAIVGDKYAVTDAADIAPYVTEERDLFHGRSPLVLRPGSTAEVSAICKLASEHKIALVPQGGNTGLVGGQTPHHGEVVVSMRRLDKIREIDPASNTMTCEAGVVLQIAQARATEVDRLFPLSLGAEGSCTIGGNLSTNAGGTAALAYGVAREMALGLEVVLADGRILNGLSKLKKDNTGYDLRNLFIGAEGTLGIITAATLKLFPKPRAVETAYVGLKSPAEALKLLSISQNEAAGSLTSFELLADIAVDFSLRHGIDIRDPLTTKHPWYVLMELSSSRDDARDALESILAKGMEEGIVDDAVIAASLSQRAGFWKLRDEMSAAQKPEGGSIKHDISVPVAAVPAFIEEANAAVVKLIPGSRPVPFGHLGDGNIHYNVSQPIGGNTADFMSRWHEVNEVVFAIVMRMGGSISAEHGIGVLKRDELPDVKDKVAIELMRGIKAMLDPLGIMNPGKVL, encoded by the coding sequence ATGAATATCGTCCAGGGCTCCAAGAAAGGTTCCGTGCCGCCTCTTCCCGCCGAGCTGATCGCAAAGTTTCGCGCCATCGTCGGCGACAAATATGCCGTGACCGATGCCGCCGATATCGCGCCCTACGTCACCGAGGAACGCGACCTGTTTCATGGCCGCTCGCCATTGGTGTTGCGGCCCGGCTCGACGGCGGAAGTGTCCGCGATCTGCAAGCTCGCCAGCGAGCACAAAATCGCGCTGGTGCCGCAGGGCGGCAATACCGGCCTGGTCGGCGGCCAGACCCCGCATCATGGCGAGGTCGTCGTCTCGATGCGGCGGCTCGACAAGATCCGCGAGATCGATCCCGCTTCCAACACCATGACGTGCGAGGCCGGAGTGGTGCTGCAGATCGCGCAAGCCCGTGCGACGGAAGTCGACCGCCTGTTCCCGCTGTCGCTCGGCGCGGAAGGAAGCTGCACCATCGGCGGCAATCTCTCCACCAATGCCGGCGGCACCGCTGCTTTGGCGTATGGCGTGGCGCGCGAAATGGCGCTCGGGCTCGAGGTTGTGCTCGCCGATGGACGGATCCTGAACGGATTGTCAAAACTGAAGAAGGACAATACCGGCTACGATCTGCGCAACCTCTTCATCGGCGCCGAGGGCACGCTCGGCATCATCACCGCGGCAACGCTGAAACTGTTTCCGAAGCCGCGTGCGGTGGAGACCGCCTATGTCGGCCTCAAGTCGCCGGCAGAGGCGCTGAAGCTGCTGTCGATCTCGCAGAACGAGGCGGCCGGCAGCCTCACCAGCTTCGAATTGCTGGCCGACATCGCCGTCGATTTCAGCCTGCGTCACGGCATCGACATCCGCGATCCCCTGACGACCAAGCATCCCTGGTACGTGCTGATGGAGTTATCCTCCTCGCGCGACGATGCCCGCGACGCCCTGGAATCCATCCTCGCCAAGGGCATGGAAGAAGGCATCGTCGACGACGCCGTGATCGCAGCTTCTCTCTCCCAGCGCGCCGGGTTCTGGAAGCTGCGCGACGAGATGTCAGCCGCGCAGAAGCCGGAAGGCGGCTCGATCAAGCACGACATCTCGGTGCCGGTCGCGGCGGTGCCCGCGTTCATCGAAGAGGCCAATGCGGCGGTGGTAAAACTCATTCCGGGTTCGCGGCCGGTACCGTTCGGCCATCTCGGCGACGGCAACATCCACTACAATGTCAGCCAACCGATCGGCGGCAACACCGCCGACTTCATGTCGCGCTGGCACGAGGTCAACGAGGTGGTATTCGCGATCGTGATGCGGATGGGCGGATCGATTTCGGCCGAGCACGGCATCGGCGTGCTCAAGCGCGACGAACTGCCCGACGTGAAAGACAAGGTCGCGATCGAGCTGATGCGCGGCATCAAGGCGATGCTCGATCCGCTCGGCATCATGAATCCGGGGAAGGTGCTGTGA
- a CDS encoding MBL fold metallo-hydrolase: MIEQFKRRDFLRGCAAIGGAVAAGSFTCIEIAKAAAIDVPVVDKLSIRVLVDGSQNIFERPSKVGNVSIEPAPRQQDYRRALHNQWGLSLYLQSQRGNEQRTIMLDFGYTPEALLNNIELTGADPSKINAMVVSHGHFDHYGGLIGFLQKYRSALPTDVKLYAGGEDNFCQRYSGAPGALAEFGALDRRELAANKVSVVLAENPTVVADHAFTTGKIKRSGIERVLPNTHVGFAVKDGLGCNASHYLPAEMLGKIVPDEHIHEHATCFNVKDRGLVVISSCGHVGIVNSVRQAQEVSGVQKIHAIVGGFHLGPAPEDYLNQVVAEIKKLEPDVIIPMHCSGDNFARAVRAQLPDKLLVSTTGVRMTMGA, translated from the coding sequence ATGATCGAGCAGTTCAAACGCCGCGATTTTCTGAGGGGTTGTGCGGCCATTGGGGGAGCCGTCGCCGCCGGCAGTTTCACCTGCATCGAAATCGCCAAAGCAGCCGCGATCGACGTTCCCGTGGTGGACAAACTCTCGATCCGGGTGCTGGTCGATGGAAGCCAGAATATTTTCGAGCGGCCGAGCAAGGTGGGGAACGTCTCGATCGAGCCGGCACCACGGCAGCAGGATTATCGTCGCGCACTACACAACCAGTGGGGGTTGTCTCTGTACCTGCAGTCACAGCGCGGCAACGAGCAGCGCACTATCATGCTCGACTTCGGCTATACGCCGGAAGCTCTGCTCAACAATATCGAACTGACCGGCGCTGATCCCAGCAAGATCAATGCAATGGTCGTGAGCCATGGCCACTTCGATCATTACGGCGGCCTCATCGGCTTTCTGCAGAAGTACCGCAGCGCGTTGCCCACCGATGTGAAACTCTATGCCGGCGGGGAGGACAATTTCTGCCAGCGCTATAGCGGCGCGCCCGGCGCACTTGCCGAATTTGGCGCGCTCGATCGCCGCGAGCTGGCCGCGAACAAGGTCTCAGTCGTTCTGGCGGAAAACCCGACGGTTGTCGCCGACCACGCTTTCACGACGGGCAAGATCAAGAGGTCGGGCATCGAAAGAGTGTTGCCGAACACGCACGTCGGATTTGCTGTGAAGGACGGTCTCGGCTGTAACGCGAGCCACTACCTGCCAGCGGAGATGCTGGGCAAGATCGTTCCGGACGAGCACATCCACGAGCACGCGACCTGTTTCAATGTAAAAGACCGCGGGCTCGTGGTGATCAGCTCCTGCGGTCACGTCGGCATCGTCAATTCGGTCCGGCAGGCACAGGAAGTCTCCGGCGTGCAGAAGATCCATGCTATCGTCGGTGGCTTCCATCTCGGGCCGGCACCCGAGGACTATCTCAATCAAGTTGTCGCCGAGATCAAGAAGCTCGAGCCGGACGTGATTATCCCGATGCATTGTAGCGGCGACAACTTCGCTCGCGCCGTGCGCGCGCAGCTACCGGACAAGCTTCTGGTTTCGACAACCGGCGTCCGTATGACAATGGGCGCATGA
- a CDS encoding NUDIX hydrolase, with protein sequence MASPVQPTHPQLAVSGAIFRDGKVLLVRRARSPGKGFYSLPGGRVEFGESLHTALHREVDEETGLRIEILGLAGWREVLPGAGGGGHYLIMSFAARWTAREPVLNDEHDDFKWLAPDGLGDLKITGGLLEVIEAARKLV encoded by the coding sequence TTGGCTTCCCCTGTCCAGCCGACCCACCCTCAACTCGCCGTCAGCGGCGCGATTTTTCGTGACGGCAAGGTCCTGCTGGTCCGCCGCGCCCGCTCGCCCGGCAAGGGTTTTTACTCGCTCCCCGGCGGCCGGGTCGAATTCGGCGAATCCCTGCACACGGCGCTCCACCGCGAGGTGGACGAGGAAACCGGCTTGAGAATCGAGATTCTGGGCCTGGCCGGCTGGCGCGAGGTGCTGCCCGGGGCCGGCGGCGGCGGGCATTACCTGATCATGTCGTTCGCGGCGCGCTGGACGGCCAGGGAGCCGGTCCTGAACGACGAGCACGACGATTTCAAATGGCTGGCGCCGGATGGGCTCGGCGACCTGAAGATCACCGGCGGCCTCCTGGAGGTCATCGAGGCCGCCCGAAAGCTGGTCTAG
- a CDS encoding GNAT family N-acetyltransferase produces MPALAIADIADADVATVIALWQACGLTRPWNDPAADIALARREPNSTILIGRDGDAIVATAMVGYDGHRGWVYYVASDPQRRAKGYGRAIMNAAEDWLRAAGILKLQLMVRKDNAQVHAFYQSLGYYNQQTVTFAKWLDGREPTP; encoded by the coding sequence ATTCCCGCGCTCGCCATCGCCGACATCGCGGACGCCGATGTCGCCACTGTTATCGCGCTGTGGCAGGCCTGCGGCCTGACGCGGCCGTGGAACGATCCCGCAGCCGACATCGCGCTCGCCCGCCGCGAGCCGAATTCAACGATCCTGATCGGCCGCGACGGTGACGCGATCGTGGCGACCGCGATGGTCGGCTATGACGGCCATCGCGGCTGGGTCTATTACGTCGCCTCCGATCCACAGCGCCGCGCCAAGGGTTATGGCCGTGCGATCATGAACGCGGCCGAGGACTGGCTGCGCGCGGCCGGCATCCTGAAGCTTCAACTTATGGTTCGCAAAGACAATGCGCAGGTCCACGCATTCTACCAGTCGCTCGGCTATTACAACCAGCAGACCGTGACCTTCGCCAAATGGCTCGACGGCCGCGAGCCGACGCCGTAG
- a CDS encoding SCO family protein — MRNSRVLVGPVLAAGLLGAVPVVHAQSERSAGELMDAVMWGKEPIGGPFTLIDHTGKLRTDVDFRGKLMLVYFGFSSCPDVCPTDLMAIGQAVDKLGPGGDAVQPLFVTVDSDRDTPAHLADYVPFFHPRLLGLTGDAAQIRDAARLYRVFYAKVPIEGAAGYTVDHSGFIYLMDRDGKYLGFFPPGTPSDRMAAGIKAHLSAKR, encoded by the coding sequence ATGAGGAACAGTCGGGTGCTTGTCGGCCCGGTCCTGGCCGCGGGACTGCTCGGTGCAGTGCCCGTGGTGCACGCGCAGAGCGAACGCAGCGCCGGCGAGCTGATGGACGCAGTGATGTGGGGCAAGGAGCCGATCGGCGGCCCCTTCACTCTCATCGATCACACCGGCAAGCTTCGTACGGACGTCGATTTCCGTGGCAAGCTGATGCTTGTCTATTTCGGGTTCAGCTCCTGTCCGGACGTCTGCCCGACCGATCTGATGGCGATCGGGCAGGCCGTCGACAAACTTGGCCCCGGCGGCGACGCGGTGCAGCCGTTGTTCGTCACTGTCGATTCCGACCGCGATACGCCTGCGCATCTCGCCGACTATGTGCCGTTCTTTCACCCGCGCCTGCTCGGCCTAACAGGCGATGCTGCGCAGATTCGCGACGCTGCGCGCTTGTATCGGGTCTTTTACGCCAAAGTCCCGATCGAAGGCGCTGCAGGATACACTGTCGATCATTCGGGTTTCATCTATCTGATGGATCGCGACGGCAAGTATCTCGGGTTCTTCCCGCCGGGCACCCCCTCGGATCGGATGGCTGCGGGCATCAAGGCTCATCTCTCAGCCAAACGCTGA
- a CDS encoding L-threonylcarbamoyladenylate synthase, translated as MNVALKTQILPAGEAAVAAAARILAEGGLVAFPTETVYGLGADATNPAAVARIYQAKGRPAFNPLIAHVGNIAAARKIARFDAAATALAEAFWPGPLTLVLPKTESCAVADLATAGLDTVAIRIPAHPVAREILRVFGGPVVAPSANISGHVSPTTAAHVQSDLAERIELIVDGGSVAVGVESTVVGCFDAPMLLRPGGVPRAEIERVLGRALVQPPADAGTDGVQPLAPGMLTSHYAPRARVRLNAQALQPGEALLAFGLGAISGIDATSTVMNLSERGDLAEAAANLFGHLRALDGKGVRTIAVMPIPNEGLGEAINDRLRRAAVGRE; from the coding sequence GTGAATGTTGCCCTGAAGACCCAGATTTTGCCCGCCGGCGAGGCCGCCGTGGCGGCGGCGGCGCGTATCCTGGCCGAAGGCGGCCTGGTCGCGTTTCCGACCGAGACCGTCTATGGCCTCGGCGCCGATGCCACCAATCCGGCCGCGGTCGCCCGCATCTACCAGGCCAAGGGCCGGCCGGCCTTCAATCCGCTGATCGCCCATGTCGGCAATATCGCCGCTGCCCGCAAAATCGCGCGCTTCGACGCCGCTGCGACCGCGCTGGCGGAGGCATTCTGGCCGGGCCCGCTGACGCTGGTGCTGCCGAAAACGGAAAGCTGCGCGGTGGCCGACCTCGCCACCGCCGGGCTCGACACGGTCGCGATCCGGATACCGGCCCACCCTGTGGCGCGCGAGATCCTGCGTGTGTTCGGCGGCCCGGTAGTCGCGCCATCCGCAAACATCTCGGGCCACGTTTCCCCGACCACCGCTGCCCACGTGCAGAGCGACCTTGCGGAGCGGATCGAGTTAATCGTCGATGGCGGCTCGGTCGCCGTCGGCGTCGAATCCACCGTCGTCGGCTGCTTCGATGCGCCGATGCTGTTGCGCCCCGGCGGCGTGCCGCGCGCGGAGATCGAGCGCGTGCTGGGCCGCGCGCTCGTGCAGCCGCCGGCGGATGCCGGAACCGACGGCGTACAACCGCTGGCGCCGGGCATGCTGACGTCCCATTACGCGCCGCGCGCGCGCGTTCGCCTCAACGCGCAAGCGCTGCAACCGGGCGAAGCATTGCTCGCGTTCGGCCTCGGAGCAATTTCGGGAATTGACGCCACCTCCACAGTGATGAATCTGTCGGAGCGCGGCGACCTTGCGGAGGCTGCCGCCAATCTGTTCGGCCACCTTCGCGCGCTCGACGGCAAGGGCGTGCGCACCATCGCTGTCATGCCCATCCCGAACGAGGGATTGGGCGAAGCCATCAACGACCGGCTGCGCCGCGCAGCAGTCGGGCGAGAATGA
- a CDS encoding HAD family hydrolase, with product MDAIYFDLDGTLTDPKPGITRSIQYALQRLDHPTMPTEDELTWCIGPPLRASFVRLLGAETSADLAVTYYRERFSDVGLYENGVYDGIGEVLTSLCASGHRLFVATSKPHVFAERIIDHFGLRDHFERVFGSELDGTRVDKSHLLEYALKQASVDPAKTLMIGDRSHDMVGAKNNGMKGIGVLYGYGSRDELLEAGAHHVCATPGAVLGCIA from the coding sequence ATGGACGCGATCTATTTCGACCTCGACGGAACGCTGACGGACCCCAAGCCGGGCATCACCCGTTCGATCCAGTATGCGCTGCAAAGGCTCGATCATCCGACCATGCCGACCGAGGACGAACTGACCTGGTGCATCGGCCCGCCGCTGCGCGCCAGTTTCGTCAGGCTGCTTGGCGCGGAGACGTCGGCCGATCTCGCCGTGACGTATTATCGTGAGCGATTTTCCGATGTCGGCCTCTATGAGAACGGCGTCTATGACGGCATCGGCGAGGTGCTGACGTCGCTCTGCGCCTCCGGCCACCGGCTGTTCGTCGCCACCAGCAAGCCGCATGTGTTCGCCGAGCGCATCATCGATCACTTCGGTCTGCGCGATCACTTCGAGCGCGTGTTCGGTTCCGAACTCGACGGCACCCGTGTGGACAAATCCCATCTGCTCGAATACGCGCTGAAGCAAGCATCGGTTGATCCGGCCAAGACCCTGATGATCGGCGACCGCAGCCACGACATGGTCGGCGCGAAGAACAACGGCATGAAGGGCATCGGCGTGCTGTACGGATACGGCAGCCGCGACGAGTTGCTGGAGGCCGGCGCGCACCATGTTTGCGCCACCCCGGGGGCGGTCCTCGGCTGCATTGCGTGA
- a CDS encoding TIGR02301 family protein: MLKHALAALIIISACHLAPARAQDAAAPFDGDLQRLAEILGTLHYLRGICGSNEGAKWRNEMQALIDAETPSGDRRARMIAGFNRGYNGFQQTYRTCTPAASVAIRRYIEEGSKISRDLTARYAN; this comes from the coding sequence ATGCTCAAGCACGCCCTCGCCGCCCTCATCATCATTTCGGCATGCCACCTGGCTCCCGCGCGGGCCCAGGATGCCGCCGCGCCGTTTGACGGCGATCTGCAGCGGCTGGCCGAGATTCTCGGCACCCTGCATTACCTCCGGGGCATCTGTGGCTCCAATGAAGGGGCGAAATGGCGCAACGAAATGCAGGCGCTGATCGACGCCGAAACCCCGTCCGGCGACCGCCGCGCCCGCATGATCGCGGGCTTCAACCGCGGCTATAACGGCTTTCAGCAGACCTACCGGACCTGCACGCCTGCGGCGTCCGTCGCGATCCGCAGATATATCGAGGAAGGCTCAAAGATCTCGCGCGACCTCACCGCGCGCTACGCGAACTAG
- a CDS encoding NUDIX domain-containing protein, with product MTISDRVRVKNVEILSDDYYLLNKTTFEYRRANGQWQTQSRETYDRGNCATVLPYNLAQRTVILVRQFRYPVYVNGYDDLLIEAAAGVLDGEAPEVRIRAEAEEETGYRLGEIRKIFEAFSSPGSVTEKLHFFVAEYEPSMRISSGGGLADEGEDIEVLELPIDSALAMISDGRIVDAKTIMLLQYAALHIFR from the coding sequence ATGACTATCTCCGATCGCGTCCGCGTCAAGAACGTCGAGATCCTTTCCGACGACTACTACCTCTTGAACAAGACCACGTTCGAATATCGCCGCGCCAACGGCCAGTGGCAGACGCAATCCCGCGAGACCTATGACCGCGGCAACTGCGCCACCGTGTTGCCCTACAATCTCGCGCAGCGCACCGTGATATTGGTGCGGCAGTTTCGCTATCCGGTCTATGTCAACGGCTACGACGATCTCCTGATCGAGGCTGCGGCCGGTGTATTGGACGGCGAAGCGCCCGAGGTGCGGATCCGGGCCGAGGCGGAAGAGGAGACCGGTTATCGGCTCGGCGAGATCAGGAAGATCTTCGAAGCCTTCTCGAGTCCGGGCTCGGTCACCGAGAAGCTGCACTTCTTCGTCGCCGAATACGAGCCCTCGATGCGCATCAGCAGCGGCGGCGGCCTCGCCGATGAAGGCGAAGACATCGAGGTGCTGGAATTGCCGATCGATTCTGCGCTCGCGATGATATCAGACGGCCGCATTGTGGATGCGAAGACGATCATGCTGCTGCAGTATGCCGCGCTGCATATTTTTCGGTGA
- a CDS encoding SOS response-associated peptidase has product MCGRFVITSPPAALRQIFGYIEQPNFPPRYNIAPTQPVPVVILENGGRHFRLMRWGLIPSWVKDPRKFTLLINARSETVLEKPAFKNAIKRRRCLIPADGYYEWQDASGRKRPFFIHRRDGRPVGFAALAETWMGPNGEETDSVAIVTAPASRDLATLHHRVPVTIAPEEFERWLDGRTNDADDVMPLLRGPTEGEFAWHEISTRVNRVVNDDAQLLLPITDEERAAEEPKPAKKAAPRKVTAEDDGQGSLF; this is encoded by the coding sequence ATGTGCGGACGTTTTGTAATTACCTCACCGCCTGCGGCACTCCGGCAGATCTTCGGCTATATCGAGCAGCCCAATTTCCCGCCGCGGTATAATATTGCGCCCACTCAGCCAGTTCCGGTTGTGATTCTGGAAAATGGCGGCCGCCATTTTCGGCTGATGCGCTGGGGACTGATTCCGTCGTGGGTGAAGGATCCCCGCAAATTTACGCTCCTGATCAACGCGCGCTCCGAGACGGTTCTGGAGAAGCCGGCGTTCAAGAATGCCATCAAGCGGCGGCGCTGCCTGATCCCGGCCGACGGCTATTACGAATGGCAGGATGCGAGCGGCCGCAAGCGGCCCTTTTTCATCCACCGGCGCGATGGTCGGCCGGTCGGCTTTGCCGCGCTCGCGGAGACCTGGATGGGGCCGAACGGCGAGGAGACCGACAGCGTCGCCATCGTCACCGCGCCCGCCAGCCGCGACCTCGCCACGCTGCATCACCGCGTGCCCGTGACGATCGCGCCCGAGGAATTCGAGCGCTGGCTCGACGGCCGGACCAACGATGCCGACGACGTTATGCCGCTGCTGCGCGGGCCGACTGAGGGCGAATTCGCCTGGCACGAGATTTCCACGCGCGTCAACCGCGTCGTCAATGACGACGCGCAACTGCTGCTGCCGATCACCGACGAGGAGCGCGCGGCGGAGGAGCCGAAGCCTGCGAAAAAGGCCGCGCCGCGCAAGGTGACGGCGGAGGATGACGGGCAGGGGTCGTTGTTTTGA